From the genome of Candidatus Nitrosocosmicus oleophilus, one region includes:
- a CDS encoding DNA-binding protein, producing the protein MSHSKYESGNRKSNEIFIGKKPLMTYVTATLVQLANEPTVVIKARGKSITRAVDVAQIIVKRMNTLGYRVEKVKLGSDVLTGTEDDKPRNVSTIEVSISRSK; encoded by the coding sequence ATGTCTCATAGCAAATACGAATCTGGAAATAGAAAAAGCAATGAAATTTTTATCGGGAAAAAACCACTAATGACGTATGTTACTGCAACTCTAGTCCAACTAGCTAATGAGCCAACTGTCGTCATAAAAGCAAGAGGGAAAAGCATCACAAGGGCAGTAGATGTGGCTCAAATAATAGTGAAAAGAATGAATACACTAGGTTATAGGGTAGAAAAAGTAAAGTTAGGGTCGGATGTTCTTACTGGCACTGAAGATGATAAACCTAGAAATGTCTCTACAATAGAGGTATCAATTTCAAGATCAAAGTAA